agggttttgagatgagccccatgttgggctccctactcagtgcagagcctgcttaaggttctttctccctccccctctgcaccccccaaccccccacttgctcgcacacactctcaaataaatagtctttggAAAGTTATTTGGCAGTTGGTTTTCTTGCTTTCCAACTATTATGTGGACTGCAGTAATTGCTTCTGAGCAGATAATAGTAAAGTGGGTACACAGCTCCTCTAGCCCTCTTGTACAGCACATAGTGACACATGCCAAGTATGGACCagggaaaagaaattttttttaaaggttttatttatttattcatgagggacatgcacacacagagagagagagagacagagagaggcagagacacaggcagagggagaagcaggctccatgcagggagcccgacgtgggactcgatcccgggtccccaggatcaggcgctgagctgaaggcaggcactaaactgctgagccacctgggctgcccaagaaatttTCTATACctgattttatccatttacttatttgtcagagggaggcagaagataGGAATTTTCAGGAGACAGGTAAATGATGAGAAATttgttaaaagttatttttaggaGGTCAGAGACCTTTTTGAAGTTATTTCTTAGATTAAGATTTATACAGCAGTGATTAGGCGTAAAATGGTGTATTATGAAGAACATGGGATCTGAAATCAGAAGCTCCACCTTCTGATAATATCGAAACAACTTCCGGCCGGTCTGCACCTCTGAACCTCAACCTCTGAAACCTGCAGCCAAATGGGAATCAAAATATGGATCTACTACCCACTTTGCACAGGATAggataaaaatgctttgtaaactgtatacattttaaattgcGTTTATGAAACTGAGTTGCTTGTCCAGTTTTACAAATGGTCTGTTGTAGTTGTATAAGAATCTCCTAATTGGGACTGAATTTCTGAAACTCCGTGTATCATCCAGCGTATGAGGAAGCTAGCTATGTGGTGAAATAATTAGAGCACTCTTGAACAGTGCCTGACCTATAAACTTTTTTACATCCTGAAAGTAGTCAAAACTGAGCAGTTGATAAAAGGAAACTTCATATTCACCTGATACTGTTATATTGTTTGTTGTAGACATGTATTGTCTGTTAAGACTTTTATGTAATTGGAGGAGCTCAGAGATATGATCGTGGTTTGTTGAGACATGCCCTGTGTAGCAGCAAGATAAGCCGGGCTCTGTAACTGCATAGAATTCCCCTAGAAAGCTGGGCCAGTGGTTTGACTAAAATTGTAAAACTCCTAGGGAGACAGGATGGGTCAGCCCTTTGCAAGAGCACTAATAACACTGCCATGTCTCCCCTTTCAGCGGGAAAGGGGAACCGGTGACTGAACTCAGCTGGCACTCCTGCCGGCAGCTTCTCTACCAGGCAGTGGCCACAATCCTGGCCCATGCAGGCTTTGAGTGTGCTAATGAAAGTGTCCTGGAGACCCTTACTGATGTGGCACATGAATATTGCCTTAAATTCACCAAGTTGCTGCGCTTCGCTGTGGATCGGGAAGCCCGGCTGGGGCAGACTCCTTTCCCTGACGTTATGGAGCAAGTATTCCATGAAGTGGGCATTGGCAGTGTGCTCTCCCTCCAGAAGTTCTGGCAGCACCGAATCAAGGACTATCACAGTTACATGCTACAGGTGAGGTCACCCTGTGAGAACTGGAGGTAATCTAGGGGTGTTCAGCAGGATCCCATACTTGCCCTAGGGAACAGAGCACAGGGGCTTGGAATAGAGTGGACTTGACCTGCTCTCCTCATGGCCCTAGCTGTGTTTTCTTGACTTCATCACTGACCTGGCCAGACCCTGGGGCCTCCTTTAGTCAATGAGCGGCCACATTTTTTGATAACACTTCTGCTGGAAAAACATTATAGACAGGAATATGGAGTCTGAGAGAATGTGGTTAGCATgctttattcagtaaatatttatggagtgccttTTGTGAGTCAGGCACTATGGGAGACAGCAGTAGTTAATAAGGTaagtcccccccccaaaaaaaataaataaaaataaataaataaataaaaataaggtaagtCCCTTGAGCGTGCATTcttcagagagaaacaaaaacaagtaaataaatagtgaTCAATTTCAGGTGGCATTAAGTgctataaaaagcaaaaccaaacagaaTGAAGTGATACTGCCCAAGGGCAGAAGAAGGGATAGAGATACCATTTTTGGTTGCAGCCAGAACTACCTAATCTCTTCAAACCCTGTGGCCTTAAGCAAGTCACTTGTTCATTGTTTTGGTTTCCCCAAATCTAAAATACGATTAGGGGTTTTTAACACCTGACAGTCTTTGCTAAGTGATCCAGATTTCCTATACCCTTCATTATCCACCTAGGGGACAGATCTCAAGTATTCGTTTTTACAGCCAAAAATGTGATCTTTGTCCCCACTCTGATTTGTCTTTAACAAAGTCTCTTTTACCTTTATGTAACTTTTAATTAACGAGAAACTCCGCTAAACAACTTTTCTTCATTGTGTCTCATTTACAAATGCAAACTCAGCACCTTCAACAAATTCCTTCCATTTGTCTGCTGTgctcaaaaaaaagtaaaaaacaaaacaaaacaaaaaatcaggggatccctgggtggctcagtggtttatcacctgccttcggcccgggacgtgatcctggggtcccgggatggagtcctgcgtcgggccctgcatggcgcctgcttctccctctgcctgtgtctctgcctctctgggcatgtgtctttcatgaataagtaaataaaaatctctttgaaaacaatgaaacaaaaaccagTTCTTTCCTTTGGCAGTGGTTgctttattcatattcatattatgTTGGTTTTACGTGCAATGCCACAAGCTAACCATCCACtttgcttttaacatttctttggaAGATTGACTCTTGCTTGCCAACAGATTAGTAAGCAACTATCTGAGGAGTATGAAAGGATTGTCAACCCTGAGAAGGCCACAGAGGACACTAAACCTGTAAAGATCAAGGAAGAACCTGTGAGCGACATCACATTCCCTGTCAGTGAGGAACTGGAGGCTGACCTTGCTTCTGGAGACCAGTCACTGCCCATGGGAGTCCTCGGGGCTCAGAGTGAGCGCTTCCCATCTAACCTGGAAGTTGAGGCTTCACCACAGGCTTCAAGTAAGAAAACAATTGACTCTGATTCTGGGATATCTGCCAATCTCAGCACTTCTGGCATTTTGGAATCAAACtgtggagaggagaggaacaAGTGGGAGTGGGCAAGAAAATGGAAAGCCTAAAAACAATTACAGCCTCACTGATCTAGATATGTCAACATTCTTCTTTGTAATTAGTGAAGGGAGGACTAGCACAACTTTACaggcattctttaaaataattccgAGTTAGGGCGTAGATGCAGTAGGTGTTCTATCGTTGAGTACTGGAGCTAATTTAGCTGACCCAACTGGGTGGGCTGATGTCCCCTTCATCCTGTACTTAGTGTGCTGTATTTGCCTTTCCTGATGCTTGTACTCAGTAAGACAACTTCCACACAGATGAAGGAAGGCTAATTGCTCAGCTGTTTGAATAGTTGGGCTTCCTTGCTAGAGTACCCCCAAAAGATTCGACCAGAAAGGGACTGAAATAGGGCTATCCAATCAGACGCAGCTGGCCTTTTCCAGACAGACTCTGTGATCACCCTAGGAAGCAGGATACTTGATCCTTCTGTCAGATTGCAAATTAGTTTCCATCCTCAGTTCTACTCAAATATAAATTGTCACTTCATCAATGCACAAAGGATACAAGTAACAAATCCTAAACAGAATCAGACcacattatcttttaaaacattttaagcttttatttgagagagggcgcacacatgcacacaagtgggaggaggggcagagggagaagttgactccccactgagctgggagccagatgctgagtttgatcccaggaccctgagatcatgacctagcaaagtcagacacttaaccaagagccacccaggcgcccaaggcCACATTTTTTAGTGTTGGCCAGGGAGCCTTTCACCATGAAAGAGGTAATAACCACAGAACAGCTTTGCTAGAACAGAGACAGGAGGACCAAAGAGAAATTGTTACAGATTTAGGAGCCATGACACTCTTCAGCAGTCTAAGAACTGCTGCCAGCATTTTGTAGTAATCGTTAACTTCATACTGTGAGAGAGGACCAGGGACCCAAACAAAAGGCAGGAAAACAGGACAGCCttatagaaggaaggaaggaaggaagcaactTAACACCTGATTAAGAGCCTGTGgttgtgcctgcctttgggccatgAGACAGGGAATCTGTCCACCTACATAGTTTTACCTCCTTGATTTAAGGGAAATGGCTGGTGGGTGAGGTGGGGTTAAAGTAGGAGAGGAAGTGGAAAGGAAAGTACtcagaatacttaaaaaaaaaaaaacaaaaaaactcagaatTAGTAGTTTTAGGAACAGAGGATGACCACCATAATCTCCAGTCAAGTAGAGTCAGACTGAAGACTGAGCTTAAAGGCTAGGAATCTGCCCTGATGAAATATTTGTCTGCTGTGTTCCAGCCTTGGCTTACCACTGgttgtattttcttccattgccAGGCACAGAGGTAAATGCTTCCCCTCTTTGGAATCTGGCCCATGTGAAAATGGAGCCCCAAGAGAGTGAAGAAGGCAATGTGTCTGGGCATGGTGTGCTGGGCAGTGATGTCTTCGAGGAGCCCATGTCCGGGATGAGTGAAGCTGGGATCCCTCAGAGTCCTGATGACTCAGATAGCAGCTACGGTTCCCACTCCACTGACAGCCTCATGGGGTCCTCCCCTGTTTTCAACCAGCGCTGCAAGAAGAGGATGAGGAAAATATAACAGGTAAAGGGGAGACTTTCTCTCCAAGCTTCATGGATTACATTTGTTTCCATAAAAGGTGACGTGACTCTTACTCTTAAACACAGTGAACTTTCCCGATTTCATTGGAGCTGAATTTAACCAATTAGATTTGCGTTTTACTTTTACAGCtagtttttgtagttttctacAACCGAGCCACCTTTCACAGACACTTCACAATACCAGGATGGTAACCGGGAGACCAGAGCACTGTCCCTCACTGTTGTCTTTGCACAACTGAGAAGAATCCTACTGCTTGGCTCTATACTGCAGGGATATTGTACAGATTGAGATTCTTACCAAACCTCAAAGCTATGCTTGAAGAGATTCACAAGTAAATATATACTGATGTTAAATGTCAGTGTTTTCACTGAACTTGCTTCACTTTGGGGCCAAATCATTGGGAACCTGGTACTAATACCTAACAGGAAATAGCTAATCCCCCTTTATCGATCAGTAGTCTTTCTGAAACACTTTTTGCTGCACATGAGGTCTCACAAAACCAGGGGTCTGTGGTGTTTCTTCACACAGCCCTCATCTCGTCTGCATCGTTTCTTTTTTGTTCAACTAAGCTTTACccctcaaactcacgaccccaggttcaagagtcacatgctttcctaagccagccaggtgcccctcttcttcctttgttAGACTTCACTCCATCTACCCTTAttctgtcattttcttatttccattcagttttttaaaactattttaccGTGtatgtttccttcattttctgcAGTGGGAACGAAGCAAACAGGACCTGTCCAAGGACAGACTGCTGCTAGTTACATTTGTTGCATCTACTTGGTCGTCAGAGGACAGTCGTCCATCCCTTTACCAGAATTCAGCATCTGCACTGTGCTTCTGCTGGCTAGGCTAGCGGTACATATCCTTCTCCTTTACATCATGTCTTCAGCCTTACATTGTTACTCATCACAGGATCAGCCCTGCTTGGCATCTGAGGGTCCAGTCACTTATTTATTAAGTGAATGATTAGCACTGGAATTGTTAGCGGTAATTAACAAATGTGTGCTTTATGCCTTGATAGCGGGTACCAGCATTTAAGTACTGCTCAAGTTTGCTTTCTGGGTGCAGAATACCAGTCTTTTGAAATCTGCACACTCTTTTAAATGACCAAAATCAAGGCACAGCTTTAATTAGTATATTCCTGAATGCCTTAAATGTCCGAGGCACTGAGAACAAAGATGAATGCAGGGTAACCTAAGTAGCTTTCAGGCTGTTAAGCATCtcactttgactcaggtcatgatcttggggtcctaagatcaagccccgagtctgtttttctctgcccctctccccactcaagcGCGCACATTCtctaataaaaacttaaaaaaaaaaaaaaaaagatgaatgcagTCGCAATGAGATTACAATGTAAACTCTcagataatttataaatttgctAATTGCACAGTCCTGAACACAATTCTCTAAACTCCCATTCCACACCTAGCTTCATCTTTCCCTATTTATGAAAGCAGACATCAGGCAGTTTCCATAAAGTAGTCATCTAGCATTTAATTCATTCAGTTGGCAAACACTTATTGAACACCAATTATGTATTGGTTCCTGTACAAGGTATACAAAGATAAGGAAGactttctctctgtccttatAGAGTAGAGCTTAAggaataggcttttttttttttttttaagtaagctccacacccagtatggggcttgaacttatgaccctgagaccaagacctgtgttgaaatcgagtcagatgcttaaccaacagagcgaCTCAGGCACCTCCAGacgaattattttttaaagaagtattcaGAGGCACTAAAAGACCAAGTATGTTCAGAGTCTTGCTTTGCAGATGGTTTCCTTTTAAATGGTTCAAAGTTTTAGCCTAGTGGTTTCTAGATATAGAATATTGAAATTAATATCTCTAAGTATAGATACCTATAGATCTATATAGGCTTATAATCGACAGGTATAGAACACTGAAATTAATACttaatggcaaaataaaatacttttggaATATTTACATTGGAGAATAGGCACCAGATGGTTAAGGTTATGTACTCTGATATAGCAGGTCGTTTTGAGATACTGGAGATTCTCAAGGCCTGGAACTGTCACAGGCTATGGTAgttagggcagtggttctcaaacttcatgTACATGGGAATCCTCTGAAGGACTTATTAAAACAGATTTCTAGGTCCCACACCCATAATTTCATTCAGATCTTGAGTGTTGTGTCTCTAACAATTCCCCAGGTCATGCCGATGCTTCTGATCCAATGACCacacttgagaaccactgaattgGAGTACAGGTTAGGCAGGGATAAACTTTCCTGAGAGAAACGCAGTTTTACTGTGTGTACTGTGAAGAATGTGGAGGCAGGGCAAACCCTACCAaggttattatttatatatggaatatgCACCTGACCGAAATCCATGGCCTTTGAGTAAATTACAAAAGATACTTTGCCTTGAGGTTAATGTATAATACAGTGCCTGGCTCTGTACCCAGTTACTTGGTATGTTTACAAGAGGGACTTTAGTAAACATCCCCTCTTTACTGAGACAGGTTTGGACACGTGGCTTTAAACCTCTGTGTTGAATAGAAGCGAACCTACTTGCAATTACataattttcttattgaaatTATGACAGGCAgacaaagttaaaatttaaaactctttatcCAAGTCACCATCCAAAGCAGGATTCTTATTCATTAATCCTATGTTTTGCTCACCTTCTTCAACAAACCTGTTATTCTACAATGAGGTACCCCGTGTGAGGCACCTTTTGTACCCAACATTGATTGGTTGCCAAGCAGACTGCTGCCACCCTGGGGAAGCTCATGATTCCTCTCGCCCTTTCTGCTAAAAGGAGGGGAATTCATGGTACAGGGTCAAGGGCAAGGCGGGAGAGTAGAGTACAGATCCAGCCTAATAGAGATTTGAGGTGAACAGTAAGTTGTCTCTGTTCCATCCATCAGCAGCAAAAGTACTTAAGTTGAAATGATAAAACTTCACGTGAAGCCTGTTAGGTCCAATGGTCTTGTATCCCTGGCTGCATCTGAGTCAAATTTCCCTATAAGAGAAACACTGCTACTCTGAACAAAATTGTCCTTTATAGTAGCCCCCATCAGAGGTTAGGATAGTTCCTTCAGGGTTCCaaaatttcagacttctagaAACTACTTGTTGTTTCTCTTCCAGTACTGTGCCATTGATTCTTGCATAAAATTCTGGAATGCTGGCTCTTCACGGCTTTCCTCTGTAACTGCAAGGAAAAAAGGTCAATTCTTAACTTTCCCATTAGGAAGGTATCAGATAATGGTAGATTAGAGCTGCTGTCACTAATccatcagaaaca
This region of Vulpes vulpes isolate BD-2025 chromosome 8, VulVul3, whole genome shotgun sequence genomic DNA includes:
- the LOC140600075 gene encoding STAGA complex 65 subunit gamma gives rise to the protein MLRYWGEIPISSSQTNRSSFDLLPREFRLVEVHDPPLHQPSANKPKPPTMLDIPSEPCSLTIHTIQLIQHNRRLRNLIATAQAQSQQQTEGVKTEESEPLPSCPGSPPLPDDLLPMDCKNPNAPFQIRHSDPESDFYRGKGEPVTELSWHSCRQLLYQAVATILAHAGFECANESVLETLTDVAHEYCLKFTKLLRFAVDREARLGQTPFPDVMEQVFHEVGIGSVLSLQKFWQHRIKDYHSYMLQISKQLSEEYERIVNPEKATEDTKPVKIKEEPVSDITFPVSEELEADLASGDQSLPMGVLGAQSERFPSNLEVEASPQASSTEVNASPLWNLAHVKMEPQESEEGNVSGHGVLGSDVFEEPMSGMSEAGIPQSPDDSDSSYGSHSTDSLMGSSPVFNQRCKKRMRKI